The region TTTTTATTTGCTGGATAGTGGATACAGTTTCGAATATATGTGGGAAGCGTCACTTTTGCATCTTTGGTACTTTTCTTGCTCGTGTCTTGATAATCTTTAGCAAGCTTCTTTATTTGCTTAAAGTACTGGTCATCAAAAGGATTTATGCCAATGTTTTCGATGTGCTTTGTTTCATCCACTTCTTTAGAATTGCACTCCTTAACGTACCAATCTCTAAGCTTGTCATAAAGCTCATTGTGATATTGCTCGTCTAGTATATCGAATACCTCGAATGAAACTTCTGCATAACTTGTTAGTTTTTTATCAAATTGAGTTGCATGGGTATGTTCTTCAAAAGACTCATCGGCTTTCTTCTCTACTCGAAAATATCTGCCAAGATCTTTTTTATCAATCATGTAATTGGAGTGTGTTGCAAACAAGACATCATATTATTTTTTTTGTTATTAGTAATTCCGATCAACTGAGTGAGCAAGTATTCTTGAGCTTTAGGATGCAAATGTGTCTCAGGTTCATCAAGCAAAAGAATTGTGTTCTCTAATTCCTCATTCTTATTCTCAGCCGCAATAGTCAATAAAAATGAAACAAACTGTTTAAAACCATCGCTTCGCATGTCAGAAGTTTGAGCCTTGCCTTTACTATCCAAGTCCTTGACATGAAAATTGATATGACCATCCATTATTTTAAAGGTAATCTTAACTGGATGATTTGGCCAAGCCGACTTAATATGTTCTGTAACATTATTTGCAAGAGTCTCTTCGAGAAATTCGCAATCTGTTGTATCAGCCAGGGCATCAGATAAACTTTGATTTATTTCTTCTTCCTTGATTGATGCCAGCAAAAAGCAATTTCTAAGTGGAATAGAAATACTGGTATCCGCAATAAATTGAGCAATATTAATTGGTTTAGAAATTAAATATCTGTCCTCGGCGGTCCAAAAAATTGTCTTATGCACGTTGTCTTTGAAAAAGCTAAGGATTTCGTCTGTACTTGAAATCTTAACTTCTTGATCATTCTGAATAACTGTTATGGAGAAAATAGGTTCTGAGCTTGCAGTTTTAAAACAAATTCGAAAGTTAACAATTAGATCACTAGAGACTGAGTTATATGTGGGCTTCACAATTTCGTGTTTTTTAGATTCAGCAGGGATATTTTCCACTATTTCTGTTTCTGAAGGCTTTTCTAAACACATGTTTTCTTCTCTATTGTTTATAAGTTCATAAAGTTTTTGATCATCGGCAGGTGTTATCTCATATGAGTAAGTAACACATATATCTTTTTTTTGACGAAAGTCCTTTGATAAAGGAAGTTTCGTTCCGGATGCATCGAGCAAACCATCCTTTAAACCAATAGCTTTTAAGATAGATGATTTACCAGCTTCATTAATGCCAATTAGCCCATATGTAAAACTATCATCGTCTCTTACTTCTATTGTAAAAGGTATTTTCTTTACACTTCTGTAATCTTCTATAGTAATTTTGTGAAGTTTCATAATGATTATCTAGTTATTTTCAATTTCTTTAACAATCTCATCAATCGCAACTCTTAGCTCATGTTGTCTTTTTACAATCTTTTCAATCTCTGCGTTAAGTTCTTTAATATCAATAACTTCTCTTGTATCTTCTGCAACAACATAACTTGAGACAGAGATGTTGTATTCATTCTCTGCAATTACTTTGTTGTCTACCAGCTTTGCGAAATACTCTTGATCTTCGCGCTTGGAATACGCATCAAGAATTTTTAATCTATTTGCCTCACTGAGCTTATTCTTATTGCCACCCCTTACAAATTCAGCAGAGGCATCTATAAAGAGTGTTTTGTTATCTTTTTTGCTCTTTTTAAGGACAATAATACAAGTTGCTATAGTTGTTCCAAAGAATAAGTCGGGAGGGAGTTGGATAACCGTATCAACATAATTGTTCTCAATGAGGTACTTACGGATTTTTTGTTCTGCACCACCTCTATACAACACTCCTGGAAACTCAACGATTGCAGCCGTGCCACTAGTTGAAAGCCACGACAGCATATGCATCGTAAAGGCTAAATCAGCTTTACTTTTTGGAGCAAGTACACCTGCTGGAGAAAACCGAGGATCATTGATTAAAAGCGGATTTGCATCACCTTCCCATCTTATCGAGTAGGGAGGATTTGAGACAATTGCATCAAAAGGTTCATCATCCCAGTGCTTTGGATCAGTAAGTGTATCACCATGTGCAATGTCGAAATTATTATAATTTACATCATGTAAAAACATGTTGATACGACAAAGATTATACGTAGTGAGATTTATTTCCTGACCATAAAATCCCTGTCGGACATTTTCTTTCCCTAGAACCTTTGCAAATTTGAGAAGAAGGGATCCAGAACCACATGCTGGATCATATACTTTGTTGACTTCCTTTTTTCCAATTGTTGTGATCTCTGCAAGCAATTCACTGACTTCTTGAGGGGTGTAAAACTCTCCTCCAGACTTTCCAGCATTTGAAGCATACATCGTCATCAAGAACTCATATGCATCACCGAATGCATCAATTGTGTTGTCTGAGTAGTTGCCAAGACGTAGTCCCGCAATCGCTTCAAGAAGTTTTACAAGCTTTTGATTTCTCCTTTCTACCGTATTTCCAAGTTTCCCCGAGTTCACATCAATATCGTCAAAGAGTCCTTTAAAGTCATCTTCACTATTTGCACCTTTTGCAGAGGCTTCGATGTTATTAAAGATTGATGCTAGAGTTTCATTGAGATTTGCATCGTTGCGTGCCTTTTTGACGACATTTTGGAATAACTCACTTGGTAAAATATAAAAGCCTTTTTCTTTGACAGTATCTGTTCTACCAAACTCAGCTTCTGAGTCCGATAACGATTTGTAATCAAATTCAGGTTTACCTGCTCTACGCTCTTCAGCATTGATATAATTGGTCAGGTTCTCACTGATAAAGCGGTAGAAAAGCATTCCCAAAACATATTGTTTAAAATCCCAACCATCAACACTACCTCGAAGGTCATTTGCTATCTGCCAGATTGTACGATGAAGTTCTGCACGTTCTTGTTCTTTTGTCATGTTAGTATTAGGTTTTATTGCCATATTTTAATTATATCAGTAGATTCATTGTTCAATTAATACTTCATAAACTTCTCCTTCTTACACTCCTATTCTACCACTTCTCTATCTATCAAATCACATAAACCCTCAAGGTACTTTTGTTATAATCAACCTAATACCATGTCTACTGAAATGGTTCGGGAAAATCTTTCTCGTTCACGCGAACTCCACCACCAGCTGGCTGCAGCCGGATATACTCACGGTTGTGTTGAAGTCTCTCTCACCGCTCTCGGAGCAACGATCAATCCGAGTTCTATCTCACCCGAAAGACAATCGCGTGATCTACAGGAATGTGTCAATGAAGCGGGATTTCAAGTCAATTGGATGGTAAGTGCCGATCACGAAATCGCCGGAGAAGATATTTCGGCTCTGTTTGGTGGAGTAATACCCCTAGAAGAGCAGGCTGGAGAAGGAGAAGTGCTGGGATACTTGTGGAGTGAACACTACCCCGACGCACCAGCGCATGTGATGGCGATACTGCAGGAAGATACGGATTCTTATGTAGTGGTAGACTCGGACAATCCTTTGGGACAAATGCATGTTCATGCTCAAGAGATCGCACATCTATCAAATTACGTGACACAACACGGGGGCCAATTCGGGATTTATCAGATCAAACAGCCTTCAGCATAACCGTTATCCCCCATCGAAGCACTTTCTAATCTTTTCACAAATAACTATCACGCGCTGAATTCAGAAAAATGTGCTCCGTCAGTGGCCATGTAGAGTTTGAGATTCATCGCACGCGCGAATGCGACTGCATTTCCATTATATACCTGTGCAGCGTAATCATCTGATTGTTGTGAGGCTTTCGAATATACGCGATTAAACCGTGGGGAGAAATCATTGTCAAAGAAATCCCGACACTTTAGCGCCCACTGCTGTATCCTCGCCTGCAAAATGTCAGGTTGATTGCCTACTTCCTCCAATAATGTACGCTGATATTCTTGAAGGTTTTGCTCTGAGTTTGCATTGAAAGCGGCCAGCATATGCTCAACTTTCCCCTTTCTTTTTCGCAGTTCATCCATTCGTTTTTGTTCTTCAGGAGAAGCTCTGTAGAAATCTCGTAATTCTTCAAATTCCGTCAGTCCCATAACAGGCGTCTCTGCGGTAGCAATAGCCAAAATCTGATAATCCGGACAAAGAACTGTTGAAGCATAATCATAGGGCATTTCGTCACTGAAAGCAGGAGTTAACATAGAACTAAAATCCTGGATTGAAAAAAAAGCATTTTTAGGGTGAGTATGAATATTTATGACAGGAATCCCTTTTTCCCGAATCACCATATTGTAATCATTAGAAGTCGATGTAATATCCCCAAAAGATAAAGGGGTTCTTTTGAGATTCCCTGATTCCCTATCAAAGAAAATTATGGTCGAACGTTCTCCGGCTGCTTTCTGATAGTAAATAGTTTTTAGCTCTTCTAACAATGTTCTACCTTCAGGTGTCGAAAGTAAAGCATACTGTTCTGTCAATGCAGCAAGATAAGAGTCTGCATCAGGCACCTCAGGAACATCTTCATAATTTTCATATAATTCCGTATGAACTCCTTCAAACACAGAAAAATCCAGCTGAGGAGGCAATTCATCAAAATGAAGTCTTCGATTTCTGAAAATGAGATAACTCAATACATCTTCATTTGAGACGGGTGGTTGTTCATACTTTGTGATGGGATATGATTTATGTTCTGTCATAGCAGGATATTATAACAAATGCATGTGTGTCAAGGCTTCAGACCGCACGGGCACATGTACTTTTCAATGTAGCTTTGAGCGTTTATTAAAAAATATTCTCACCTATTTCCCTTCCATGCACTTCTGCAACTCTACCTCGATGGCATCCTGGAGGATCGCGCGATAGGCGTCGGGGATTTCGCTGACATCTGCGACTGCGGCATTTGAGTAGACATTTTTCTTGGCCTGCCTTCTGCAGCGGGCTTCGGGAGAGAAGTACCAGCCGCCGATTACTATCGATAAGAAGAGAAATACCAAAAGGCTTTCTGTTTTCCTGACAGTCTCATGGAAAGCGTGCTTTTTGTAAACTGTTGAGCATAATATTCACTCATAGATTGCATACAAATGCTATACCATTCAGTTTACAAGATAACGTAATGATATTAAATATCAAACTGAAGTTTCTCCCTGATCAGCCGCGGTATACCAAGAACGCAGTATAGGCGATATATCCCAGGACCATGATGATCCCTTCTTTCCGGCCCAGAGTATGCCTTTGCCAAACGAAAATCGACACAAACAGGACCGCCGTCGCAACCCAGAGAATCATAATATCCACAATCTGAATACCCCGGATCGGAATGTCTTTGACAAATGAAGTCGCGCCGAGAATCAGGAAAATATTGAAAATGTTGGAGCCGACGATGTTTCCGACAGCAATATCGGCATTTTTTTTGCGTGCTGCGGCAATATTCGTAAAAAGTTCAGGGAAACTCGTCCCCGCCGAAACGAGCGTAAAACCGATCAGGGTATCACTGATATTCAGCATCCGGGCAAGGGCAATCACATTGTCAATCGCCACCTGGCTTCCGATCACCAGTGCCACAACACCCAAAATGATAAACAAAACAATCTTTCCCATACTCATCTTTTTTATCTCAATATCAGAATCACCCGACACTTTCGCAATACCGAACGTGTAATACAAAAAGATGATGAAAAAGGCAAGAAGAGTCAGACCGTCCGAGCGCGTGATCACACCCTCAATCTGAGATCCGGCAAGTATGATACTCTGAAACTGCCGCTCATCAATGAATGTCCGAAAACCAAGGATAAGGACAAAAATAGCCGCCAAAAAAGAAAACGGAATTTCCTTCCAAACCGTGTTTTTTTGGACTTTCAGCGGAAAAATGATCGCGCTTATTCCGAGAATGAGCAAAATATTGAAAATATTCGACCCAACCACGTTTCCCAGAGCAATATCCGTACTGCCCTTGAAAGCGCTTGTCATAGATACCAGAAGCTCAGGAGCCGAAGTCCCGAAGGAAACCACCGTCAGTCCGATCACCATCGGTGCAATGCCCCATTTGAATGCAAGAGAAGAAGCACCGTCTACCAGAAAATCCGCGCCCTTCACCAGAATCACAATACCGATAATAAATAAAATGAATTCAATCATTGATATCCTAATTGTATACAACAGTTATTCAGAGTCAATAAAAACTCAACATTCTCTCACATTACATTGCTCTGACTCATTTTGAAAAAATCCGAAACAGAAAAGTCAAAAGGATACTGGCAAGAATTGACGTCGTGATCGGGAAATAGAATGAAAAATTATCACGCTTGAAATAGATATCGCCCGGAAGTTTCCCCAAAAAAGGGATCGACGGCCCATAAGACATGAATATCCCCGCCAAAATGATGACTGCACCGAAAATAACAAGTAGCTTTCCCATATCCATAAACTCATTATACCTTCCCCTTGTGCCTGAATATCAAATACACACAATACTCTTACAAACTCACCTCATTTTTGCAAAGTGAGACTATAATAACATCAATTCTATAAGTTCATTTTTTTTCTTATGGCAATTGAAAGCTTTTTCCGTCGTTTGGGACTTCGAAGAGATCCCACAGCTCAAGATTATGGTGCTGCGGCAAGCATACTCGTCTATTCCAATCACGGATCGGAGCCCGCTGAAAGAAAGCAGAAGATATCCAAACAGGAACTCGCACAGTATCCGGGCCTCGAACAATACCCCGAAGCACTTGAATATTTAGCCCGGATCGGAGTATCACCGGCAGATTTACAATCTATCTATCCTGATTTTGAAGACTTCGCAGAAAGTGAATTTGATGACCGCGGACATGCATTCAGATACATGGAAGGTCCCTACCAGCACTATCGGCTTGATCGTGTGATCTTCCCATCAGATACGCATTACCCCTATACCCTTGCAGTCGACCGGCAGATGAGATATGCCCCCCACAGGCAGCATTCCTTCGGTCTTCTTTTGATGCCCGAAAGACGTATCCGAATGAATGTCTACCCTGACACCTCAGTATCCCTGCAGCTTCAGACTGCGACTCCTGACGATCTCACGGACATCGCTACCTTTTTCATCGACCCTGACGGCACAGTCGATTACAGTGAACATGCGATGCGTGCGAGTCATTTTCTTCATGATGATGAAAGGAAACATCAGGAACGTCCCGTACCGCAGCGGCTCGACACCCTCACCGACCCGAGCGCCCTACAGTCCATTCCGTATTTTTCACAGGAATATCTAGAACAGCAGTGGGACCTTACTGAAGCAGATATTGCCGTACCGAGTCAGGAGCTTGCACGAAAGATTCTGACTGCGCCTGTCGAGACGGGTGTGGACCTCAGAGCCATGCTTGCTCAGTAAGTATGTTTCGGGTTTGCCTTGGTAAGCTTGTAACCTTAAATTAGAATTTATGTTATCCTGACCGCCGATTGGCGGATTGATTCAGGAACCATATCATAATTATCGCTCGATACAATTTTTTATGCTCTGTGGGCGTGCTCGCCGGAATCAATAAGCTGCGCACCTCCCAATTCGCAAAAAAATTACATCTTCGCTCAAATTTATTTTCCTTTCATTCCAAACTTTGAGCCATAAGTTCATCGTCTCATGGACGGGTTTCAGATCTTATTGAAAGACAGTGCCGAACTCCCAATCCCTCTCTCAGACTCAATTCTCCTTTACAAACTATATATTATAGGCTATAATACATATTCAATGTGTAATTCTAAAGAAATTGCTATATTCGGCAACGGGCCGGGAAGCATATCCAGTGCAGATGCACTCACAAACTCCGGTCACCGGGTGACCCGTATTGTCCCCGATACACCGCAAGGCAACAGCCGCTCGATTTATTCTACCTCAACCGGTATTTATCGTGATGTAATGGACACCTATTGTCCTCCCGAATATCGTAAACCGCTCCCTACCATGCGAATCTATACCGTCAACGGTACTGATTTCAGCGTCGAGACAGGCACTGACTATTTTATGGTCAATTACCCGAAGCTGACGGAAGATGCAAACGCCAGACTGAACGGCAAAGAAAGTATCACGGTAGAGAGCTATTCATCAAATGAGCTCAGGCATGTGAAGGTACGGGAAAACCAGAACGGAGTCGAAGTCACCATAGACGGGGGCAGAAGGCAGTTTGATGCCGCAATTGACAGCACCGGGGCGGGCAGATCCATCATGGCTCACGTCGCACCGGAAGTCGCAAAACGCGATAAAATCGCTGAATATGTCTATGCAGGGCAGTATCCGGGAACCTTGGCTCAAGATGAAATGATACTCGTCTGGGATAAGACGGGAGCTACCTCCTGGATAAACCCCAGCATTTACACGGGACCGAACGGTGAACCGCTTCTTGATATCGTATATTCGGCATGGGGATGGGAATCCTTTTTTCCCCAATTTCTGAATGAAGCAGACACCAGACTCAGGCACCTTGTCGATTTTGCGGAAACAATACCGGGCCTTCAATTGATTGACAATCACCCCATCGAACTTACGGCAGGAAAAATACTTTCCGAAGGATTGTACAAGCCTGACACACAACATGTATATGCAGTCGGTGAAGCGGCAGGCGTCGCCAAGCCGAAAAGCGGTGAATCATTCAACAGGACGCTCCTTAGCGGTGTCGTCACGGCAGAGGCAATCGATCAGAATCATACTCCTCTGCAGGTACATGACAGACTCAAGCAGTTCTGGCCGAACGACTATCAGTTTCTGGCTTTCACGCTTGCGAGACTGCGTGAACAGCATACGGGCAATACCAGCAAACTGATGGATACCATGGGCAACTGGTTCAAAAACGGATCAGTCGATCAGGAATTTATCAAACAAATGGAAGATTACATCATAAAAGGAAGCATTTCTCCGGCTTTGCTTCAGCGTTTCGTGACTAATCCGGTATTTTTGCAGACAGTCGTGCACACCATGCTGACCTACGCCAGAATCAAGGTATTCGGCATGAGCTCATTCCCCCGGAAATGGACACTCGGAAACGTACCCCAACAGGCCCCTGCATACAGCTCGTAAGTCAGAATACAAACGGGATCAGCCGTTTTGTGTGCATTTTATATTCGACATAATCATCCCCGAACCGCTTTCGCAGCATTTGTTCTTCGTACAGCATTTTTACCAGGAGATCAATGACAAGAGTCACGAAAATGCCGATTCTGAGAGGCGTATATTGATTCACCAGCATCGCCGCTCCCATCAGAATCACGGAAAGATACATCGGATGCCTGATAAAACGGTAAATGCCGTTTGTCACAAGCTTCGCTTCAGGATCCACTTTCGGAGAAATCCGAAGCTTACTCCGGCGCATCGCCTGCAGAGCAAACATCCCCGTCACGGCAGCTGCCATATACAATCCGAGTGA is a window of Candidatus Roizmanbacteria bacterium DNA encoding:
- a CDS encoding DUF2905 domain-containing protein produces the protein MDMGKLLVIFGAVIILAGIFMSYGPSIPFLGKLPGDIYFKRDNFSFYFPITTSILASILLTFLFRIFSK
- a CDS encoding isoprenylcysteine carboxylmethyltransferase family protein, which encodes MAVLMVVVQFVSLVLLALSAPILPESYLSLGLYMAAAVTGMFALQAMRRSKLRISPKVDPEAKLVTNGIYRFIRHPMYLSVILMGAAMLVNQYTPLRIGIFVTLVIDLLVKMLYEEQMLRKRFGDDYVEYKMHTKRLIPFVF
- a CDS encoding AAA family ATPase — protein: MKLHKITIEDYRSVKKIPFTIEVRDDDSFTYGLIGINEAGKSSILKAIGLKDGLLDASGTKLPLSKDFRQKKDICVTYSYEITPADDQKLYELINNREENMCLEKPSETEIVENIPAESKKHEIVKPTYNSVSSDLIVNFRICFKTASSEPIFSITVIQNDQEVKISSTDEILSFFKDNVHKTIFWTAEDRYLISKPINIAQFIADTSISIPLRNCFLLASIKEEEINQSLSDALADTTDCEFLEETLANNVTEHIKSAWPNHPVKITFKIMDGHINFHVKDLDSKGKAQTSDMRSDGFKQFVSFLLTIAAENKNEELENTILLLDEPETHLHPKAQEYLLTQLIGITNNKKNNMMSCLQHTPIT
- a CDS encoding type I restriction-modification system subunit M; this encodes MTKEQERAELHRTIWQIANDLRGSVDGWDFKQYVLGMLFYRFISENLTNYINAEERRAGKPEFDYKSLSDSEAEFGRTDTVKEKGFYILPSELFQNVVKKARNDANLNETLASIFNNIEASAKGANSEDDFKGLFDDIDVNSGKLGNTVERRNQKLVKLLEAIAGLRLGNYSDNTIDAFGDAYEFLMTMYASNAGKSGGEFYTPQEVSELLAEITTIGKKEVNKVYDPACGSGSLLLKFAKVLGKENVRQGFYGQEINLTTYNLCRINMFLHDVNYNNFDIAHGDTLTDPKHWDDEPFDAIVSNPPYSIRWEGDANPLLINDPRFSPAGVLAPKSKADLAFTMHMLSWLSTSGTAAIVEFPGVLYRGGAEQKIRKYLIENNYVDTVIQLPPDLFFGTTIATCIIVLKKSKKDNKTLFIDASAEFVRGGNKNKLSEANRLKILDAYSKREDQEYFAKLVDNKVIAENEYNISVSSYVVAEDTREVIDIKELNAEIEKIVKRQHELRVAIDEIVKEIENN
- a CDS encoding calcium/sodium antiporter; this encodes MIEFILFIIGIVILVKGADFLVDGASSLAFKWGIAPMVIGLTVVSFGTSAPELLVSMTSAFKGSTDIALGNVVGSNIFNILLILGISAIIFPLKVQKNTVWKEIPFSFLAAIFVLILGFRTFIDERQFQSIILAGSQIEGVITRSDGLTLLAFFIIFLYYTFGIAKVSGDSDIEIKKMSMGKIVLFIILGVVALVIGSQVAIDNVIALARMLNISDTLIGFTLVSAGTSFPELFTNIAAARKKNADIAVGNIVGSNIFNIFLILGATSFVKDIPIRGIQIVDIMILWVATAVLFVSIFVWQRHTLGRKEGIIMVLGYIAYTAFLVYRG